A window from Primulina eburnea isolate SZY01 chromosome 2, ASM2296580v1, whole genome shotgun sequence encodes these proteins:
- the LOC140822752 gene encoding uncharacterized protein — protein sequence MGEKKKELPKVWFSLKKSFDCKSDTSDVYTPKNKKNLSSILTRKTRNRSGCSRSISNLKDVIHGSKRHFEKPPSCSPRSIGSSEFVNPITHEVILSNSRCELKITGCGGFGGGGGGGDGGSTFLGTLTPGTPGPRGQPTMHYFKPSYMDSGATPPRKKETTLTEREGFVSKRRASIDEESNGLCGFTCHKCGEHFVKWEALESHHLSKHALTELLEGDSSRKIVEIICRSSWLKADNHHVRIDKILKVHNMQKTLARFEEYREVVKLKASKLAKKHPRCIADGNELLRFYGTTLGCSLGINGSSNLCLSDKCRVCQIIRRGFGKREFTGGIGVFTTSTSCRALECVEPDRRDDLFVRKALIVCRVIAGRVHKPLENIQEMAGQTGFDSLAGKVGVYSNIEELYLLNPRALLPCFVVICKT from the exons ATGGGGGAGAAGAAGAAAGAGCTGCCAAAAGTCTGGTTTTCTCTGAAGAAATCGTTCGACTGCAAATCAGATACATCAGATGTGTATACACCGAAGAACAAGAAGAATTTGAGCTCAATCTTGACCAGGAAAACGAGAAACAGGTCCGGTTGTTCGAGGtctatctcgaatctgaaagaTGTGATTCATGGGAGCAAAAGGCACTTCGAGAAGCCCCCTAGTTGTAGCCCAAGATCCATTGGGAGCAGTGAATTTGTCAACCCCATAACACACGAAGTCATTCTGAGCAACTCAAGATGTGAGCTCAAGATTACTGGTTGTGGTGGGTTCGGCGGCGGAGGCGGAGGAGGTGACGGTGGTTCGACGTTTCTGGGTACTTTAACACCTGGCACGCCTGGTCCTAGAGGGCAGCCCACAATGCATTACTTTAAGCCTTCATACATGGATTCTGGAGCCACACCACCGAGAAAAAAAGAGACTACTTTGACGGAAAGGGAGGGTTTTGTGTCAAAAAGAAGGGCTTCAATTGATGAAGAGAGTAATGGGCTTTGTGGGTTCACTTGCCACAAATGTGGAGAACATTTTGTCAAGTGGGAGGCTCTTGAATCACACCACCTTTCCAAGCATGCTT TGACTGAACTTCTGGAAGGCGACTCATCAAGAAAGATCGTGGAAATAATCTGTCGTTCGAGCTGGCTAAAGGCAGATAACCATCACGTTCGAATAGACAAAATCTTGAAAGTGCATAACATGCAAAAGACCCTCGCTCGATTCGAAGAATACCGGGAAGTGGTGAAGTTAAAAGCGAGTAAACTCGCTAAGAAACACCCTCGTTGCATAGCCGATGGGAACGAACTCTTGAGATTCTACGGCACGACTCTGGGATGCTCCCTCGGCATCAACGGATCATCCAATCTTTGTCTATCCGATAAATGTCGTGTGTGCCAAATCATCAGAAGGGGGTTCGGCAAACGGGAGTTCACAGGTGGGATCGGAGTTTTCACGACTTCCACGAGCTGTAGGGCATTGGAATGCGTAGAACCGGATCGCCGGGACGACCTGTTTGTGAGAAAGGCTTTGATTGTGTGTAGGGTAATCGCGGGAAGAGTACACAAACCGttggaaaacattcaagaaatgGCCGGACAGACAGGATTCGATTCGTTGGCGGGTAAAGTCGGCGTATATTCTAACATTGAGGAGCTGTACTTGCTGAATCCTAGAGcacttcttccttgcttcgtggTGATTTGCAAGACATGA
- the LOC140822753 gene encoding transcription factor ILR3-like yields MISPETTNWLYEYGCEDIPVPDAPGSGFSWHIQPLNGSSNVSFEIDDSIGESAVQKETGSKKRARTESCAPSSSKACREKQRRDRLNDKFVELGALLEPERPPKTDKAAVLVDAVRMVTQLRGEAQKLKDSNLNLQEKIKELKAEKNELRDEKQKLKTEKEKLEQQIKAVSTPQPGFFHAPPTISPTFNAQSQAAGNKLVPIMSYPGVAMWQFMPPAAVDTSQDHVLRPPVA; encoded by the exons ATGATTTCCCCGGAGACCACGAATTGGCTGTACGAGTATGGGTGCGAGGATATCCCTGTCCCGGATGCCCCAGGTTCTGGGTTTTCTTGGCATATTCAACCCTTGAACGGATCATCGAATGTCAG TTTCGAAATCGATGACTCAATTGGGGAATCAGCTGTTCAGAAGGAAACTGGCTCAAAAAAACG AGCTAGAACTGAATCATGTGCTCCATCAAGCTCCAAAGCATGCAGAGAGAAACAGCGTAGAGATAGGCTCAATGACAA GTTTGTAGAATTGGGTGCGCTCCTTGAGCCTGAGAGGCCTCCCAAAACAGACAAGGCTGCTGTTTTGGTTGATGCTGTTCGAATGGTGACTCAGCTAAGAGGTGAAGCTCAGAAGCTGAAAGACTCGAACTTGAATCTCCAGGAGAAGATCAAAGAGCTGAAG GCTGAGAAGAACGAGCTCAGGGATGAGAAGCAGAAGCTAAAGACTGAAAAGGAGAAGCTGGAGCAACAGATAAAGGCAGTGAGTACGCCCCAGCCAGGCTTTTTCCATGCTCCTCCTACCATTTCTCCCACGTTTAATGCTCAAAGCCAAGCTGCAGGCAACAAGTTGGTACCTATCATGAGTTACCCAGGTGTTGCTATGTGGCAGTTCATGCCTCCTGCTGCTGTTGATACTTCACAGGACCATGTGCTTCGCCCACCAGTTGCCTAA